In the Drosophila gunungcola strain Sukarami unplaced genomic scaffold, Dgunungcola_SK_2 000001F, whole genome shotgun sequence genome, one interval contains:
- the LOC128263352 gene encoding uncharacterized protein LOC128263352 produces the protein MHRTEKHSEPSQLRLCLEFHQEDSGTDLQMSRKKCNNNQQRRGRRRRIDWGNSLGAYGSISLTVLMLTICMAHTSTAVPAIESSSASSTLVMVAVTPSTPPTPSSSSGGSGGSYGLPGGTTESPASVSASPEQQQPQGHCLLDGIWVAENHARCEYQTSCRAIQRTGHCCPDYKCDCEKDGKTYANGYKLVDPDTPCTVCYCKGGEIVCSSVTCFRRDDCLPKYVPGRCCPEYDNCPILDNNPPLASEPVASSTTSTQKPVSVAQPSGFNWNITIKEITKPTEIRITDDNRAKPSIPTRKPSSSMPTTEGAASSLEISTATGATAVTTAATTATPVASSTPTAAATSPVPAATPTDTAATPTPSRDSNPKALPGGSESLKLIASVGYIERPLSPSSSSSSGSSSNMVEQQVKPLVTYNSEALQPLAGSDPSKVNIKREYTTEGSSTKSSEEPLPLFIQNGFRDSLVESSDGELEPDTAGSDNIYHIISTTEGPGAGAINRVTTDAPATTPTSIMTNNTTKSENEISTEGPVSAGSEMPPPSSTQHHMDVDEDVPQVESNPAYPSLPEDDFSLRDVNFPLVELEDIAESEKDEPRSIPSPFEMDHRHVKLTPDTNLDGSGSGSGGGDLDLYQEKTSTTEEAMMAAESSVREKSLMVPLLMYSGEDTSGETRIQNGSDLQLERISQPGDELELELGSGEVREPITPKSTRVSILEIDELGSGAGQVGGADPKADAESLKLDESQEQEQQVAKTGGQDKSAARAEKSFVERPQPLGRLYLQRIY, from the exons TGCCCGCCATTGAAAGCAGCAGCGCATCCTCCACACTCGTCATGGTCGCGGTCACGCCGAGCACTCCCCCGACTCCGAGCAGCTCGAGCGGCGGAAGTGGTGGATCCTACGGCCTCCCAGGCGGCACCACGGAGTCCCCGGCCTCGGTTTCGGCTTCCCCGGAACAGCAACAGCCGCAGG GCCATTGCCTGCTGGACGGGATCTGGGTGGCCGAGAACCATGCCCGTTGCGAGTACCAAACAAGCTGTCGGGCCATCCAGCGCACTGGCCACTGCTGCCCCGATTATAAATGCG ATTGCGAGAAGGATGGCAAAACTTATGCCAATGGTTATAAATTGGTTGATCCGGACACGCCGTGCACCGTGTGCTATTGCAAAG GCGGCGAGATTGTTTGCAGCTCGGTGACCTGCTTCCGCCGTGACGACTGCCTGCCCAAATACGTGCCCGGTCGCTGTTGTCCGGAGTACGACAACTGTCCGA TTCTTGACAACAACCCTCCGCTGGCCAGCGAACCCGTGGCCAGCTCCACCACCTCCACGCAGAAGCCGGTGTCAGTGGCTCAGCCGTCCGGATTCAACTGGAACATCACCATCAAGGAGATAACCAAGCCGACGGAGATCCGGATAACCGACGACAACAGGGCCAAGCCTTCGATTCCCACCCGCAAGCCGAGCAGTTCGATGCCCACCACCGAGGGAGCAGCCAGTTCGCTGGAGATCAGCACGGCAACAGGAGCAACAGCAGTCACAACAGCAGCTACAACAGCAACGCCGGTCGCCAGCAGCACtccgacagcagcagcaacatcgccggtgccagcagcaacaccaacggacacggcagcaacaccaacGCCCAGCCGAGACAGCAACCCCAAAGCACTTCCAGGCGGCAGCGAgagcttaaagctcatcgCCTCGGTGGGCTACATCGAGCGGCCCCTTTcccccagcagcagcagcagcagcggcagcagcagcaacatggtGGAGCAACAGGTGAAGCCGCTGGTCACCTACAACTCGGAGGCACTGCAGCCGCTGGCCGGGAGCGATCCCAGCAAGGTGAACATCAAGCGGGAGTACACCACAGAGGGTTCGAGTACCAAGAGCTCTGAGGAACCTCTGCCCCTGTTCATCCAGAATGGCTTTAGGGACTCGTTGGTGGAGTCTTCCGACGGGGAACTGGAACCCGATACGGCGGGCAGTGACAATATCTACCACATCATTTCGACGACAGAGGGACCGGGAGCAGGAGCCATTAATAGGGTCACCACTGATGCCCCAGCCACTACGCCAACATCCATCATGACCAACAACACTACCAAATCGGAGAATGAAATCAGTACAGAGGGCCCGGTATCAGCGGGCAGTGAGATGCCCCCGCCCAGCTCCACACAACACCACATGGACGTGGATGAAGATGTGCCCCAGGTGGAGTCCAATCCGGCCTACCCATCGCTGCCCGAAGACGACTTCAGCCTGCGGGACGTGAACTTTCCGCTCGTGGAGCTGGAGGACATAGCCGAGTCGGAGAAGGACGAGCCCCGCAGCATTCCCAGCCCCTTTGAGATGGACCACAGGCATGTGAAGCTCACGCCCGATACGAACCTGgatggcagtggcagtggcagtggcggTGGGGATCTGGATCTCTACCAGGAGAAGACCTCCACCACTGAGGAGGCCATGATGGCGGCCGAATCGTCCGTGCGGGAGAAGAGTTTGATGGTGCCGCTGCTGATGTACAGTGGCGAGGACACATCCGGGGAGACGCGCATCCAGAACGGCAGCGATCTGCAGCTGGAGAGGATCAGCCAACCGGGCGacgagctggagctggagctgggcAGCGGGGAGGTCAGGGAACCGATTACGCCCAAGTCCACCCGGGTATCCATTCTAGAGATCGATGAGCTGGGCTCGGGGGCGGGCCAAGTGGGCGGTGCGGATCCCAAGGCCGATGCCGAGAGCCTCAAGCTGGACGAGAgccaggagcaggagcagcaggtggCCAAGACTGGTGGCCAGGACAAGTCGGCGGCGCGGGCCGAGAAGAGCTTCGTGGAGCGGCCCCAGCCACTGGGACGTCTGTATCTGCAGAGGATCTACTGA
- the LOC128263357 gene encoding uncharacterized protein LOC128263357, with protein MKVFALCSMLALLLAGSAQSLPQSREGAAYTNEAIRQAQQTLLIPKDAQIQNVQEGIELGAYEQIPGNQRINLFEILGDQVPSEVINNLQSQVDQIGRN; from the coding sequence ATGAAAGTGTTCGCGCTGTGCTCCATGCTCGCCCTCCTCCTGGCCGGTTCGGCCCAATCCCTGCCCCAGAGCCGCGAGGGAGCCGCCTACACGAACGAGGCCATCCGACAGGCCCAGCAGACGCTGCTCATCCCCAAGGATGCCCAGATCCAGAACGTCCAGGAGGGCATTGAGCTGGGCGCCTACGAGCAGATACCCGGCAACCAGCGCATCAATCTCTTCGAGATCCTGGGCGACCAGGTGCCCTCCGAGGTGATAAACAACCTGCAGTCCCAGGTCGACCAGATCGGTCGCAACTAA